One genomic segment of Pseudorasbora parva isolate DD20220531a chromosome 6, ASM2467924v1, whole genome shotgun sequence includes these proteins:
- the zbtb48 gene encoding telomere zinc finger-associated protein → MRKMEMPAKRTSHAQRVLSLLNQQRGLGHFCDAMLNTASGQVHLAHRNVLACFSHLFQEPSSNTPCIQIDLPLECPDDGLELLLHFFYTGELQSDDSNLEKIQNAAFGLSVPDCLIPCQGSPGVETLQSPAALSEDEEAKPLFPLTSADPQPNPTPKGKTRSGQRTKNKPDACRFGSPVIASDDDSSVSTSTTTTRSGRRVKGPKRLVGESPMSAVMRQGAGRRKPSSLDEREQETAATEEGDQFKHQGTSEAEVDGSFDDQNDDDDDDDDDNDDDDGDGSMDMLKEGTDEEYMPHDSPCSTPKTPRGKRKQQQKSTNKENGEGTSKNSKKGSVQCPTCHKTFLSKYYLKVHNRRHTGEKPFKCSKCGKCYYRKENLLEHEARNCLSRTEVVFTCAKCGMTFKKRHELRLHTVTHTGEMPNKCTSCPEQFMQKKDLRIHMIKIHGAPKPHACSLCPKCFLSRTELRLHEAAKHRGEKLFVCEECGHRASSRNGLQMHIKAIHRNERPYVCEFCNHAFTQKANLNMHLRTHTGEKPFQCHLCGKTFRTQASLDKHHRTHTGERPFSCEFCEQRFTEKGPLLRHIASKHQEGRPHFCHICNKSFKAIEQLRVHVRRHKGMRKFECSECGYKFTRQAHLRRHSQIHNRVENYNPRQRRLRNLIVEDENAAASSSPPSQTEVQAGSGDMVNLVIQPEAVVVEQVASASVGATGEQATYSVTDGSVNGEQTGFVLTGRTDGGIAQTPFTVADVMEQTLLVTNAYPIHQSSVVVELSNAEADGKV, encoded by the exons ATGGAGATGCCTGCTAAAAGGACCTCACATGCTCAGCGTGTACTGTCCTTGCTCAACCAACAGAGGGGTCTAGGCCACTTCTGTGATGCCATGCTGAACACAGCAAGTGGGCAGGTGCATCTGGCCCATCGAAATGTTCTTGCCTGCTTCAGCCACCTGTTCCAGGAACCCAGTTCAAACACACCGTGTATACAGATCGACCTGCCATTAGAGTGCCCTGATGATGGGCTTGAGCTGCTGCttcattttttttacactggTGAACTCCAGTCAGATGACAGCAATTTAGAAAAGATTCAGAATGCAGCTTTTGGACTGTCAGTGCCAGATTGTCTCATACCTTGCCAGGGTTCGCCAGGTGTAGAGACTTTGCAGTCACCTGCTGCCTTGAGTGAAGATGAGGAAGCCAAACCACTGTTCCCTCTCACATCTGCAGACCCTCAGCCTAATCCGACCCCGAAAGGAAAGACTAGATCTGGGCAGAGGACGAAAAATAAACCTGATGCATGCAGATTCGGTTCACCGGTCATAGCTAGCGATGATGACAGCTCTGTTTCGACGTCTACTACCACCACCCGTTCTGGAAGGCGTGTAAAAGGGCCCAAGCGACTAGTTGGCGAAAGTCCCATGTCTGCTGTTATGAGGCAGGGAGCTGGAAGGAGAAAACCCTCATCTCTGGATGAGAGAGAGCAGGAGACTGCTGCCACTGAGGAAGGAGATCAATTCAAACATCAAGGCACGAGTGAGGCTGAG GTGGATGGATCTTTTGATGATCAAAATGACGACgacgacgatgatgatgatgataatgacgACGATGACGGAGATGGGAGTATGGATATGCTTAAAGAGGGAACCGATGAAGAGTATATGCCTCATGATTCACCTTGCTCGACCCCAAAGACTCCACGGGGAAAGcgcaaacaacaacaaaaaagtactAATAAAGAGAATGGGGAAGGAACTTCTAAAAACAGCAAGAAAGGCTCTGTCCAATGTCCAACATGTCACAAAACATTCCTCAGCAAGTACTACTTGAAAGTCCACAACAG GAGACATACAGGGGAGAAGCCCTTTAAATGTTCTAAATGTGGGAAGTGCTACTATAGGAAGGAAAACCTGCTGGAGCATGAAGCCAGGAATTGTCTTAGCAGAACAGAGGTG GTGTTTACGTGTGCAAAATGTGGCATGACCTTTAAAAAGCGACATGAGCTGCGTCttcacacagtcacacacacaggagagaTGCCCAACAAG TGCACATCATGCCCTGAGCAGTTCATGCAGAAGAAAGATCTCAGGATCCACATGATTAAAATCCATGGAGCTCCTAAACCACACGCT TGTTCATTGTGTCCCAAGTGTTTCCTGTCCCGCACTGAGCTACGCCTGCATGAGGCGGCCAAACATCGTGGTGAGAAACTGTTTGTGTGTGAGGAGTGCGGCCACCGGGCCTCCAGCCGCAACGGCCTGCAAATGCACATCAAAGCCATTCACAG AAATGAGCGTCCTTATGTGTGTGAGTTCTGCAATCATGCTTTTACCCAGAAAGCCAATCTCAACATGCACCTTCGAacacacactggagagaaacctttCCAGTGTCACCTCTGTGGCAAGACGTTTCGCACACAAG CGAGTCTGGACAAACACCACcgcacacacacaggagagcGGCCGTTTAGTTGTGAGTTTTGTGAGCAACGCTTTACTGAGAAAGGTCCTCTATTACGCCACATAGCCAGCAAACACCAAGAAGGCAGACCGCACTTCTGCCACATCTGCAACAAAAGTTTTAAAG CCATCGAGCAGCTCCGTGTTCATGTACGACGTCACAAAGGCATGAGAAAATTTGAGTGTTCTGAATGTGGTTACAAGTTTACTAGACAG GCACATTTGCGACGACACTCACAGATCCACAACCGCGTGGAGAACTATAACCCCAGACAAAGACGGTTGCGTAACCTGATTGTGGAGGATGAGAATGCAGCAGCCTCATCTAGTCCTCCCAGCCAGACAGAGGTTCAGGCAGGATCAGGGGACATGGTTAACCTGGTTATCCAGCCAGAGGCGGTTGTGGTGGAACAGGTCGCCTCAGCCTCTGTTGGAGCAACAGGAGAGCAGGCCACATATTCAGTGACTGATGGATCAGTGAATGGTGAACAGACTGGGTTTGTTCTGACTGGAAGGACTGATGGTGGAATCGCGCAGACGCCCTTCACTGTAGCAGATGTGATGGAGCAGACACTGCTAGTGACCAACGCGTACCCCATCCATCAGTCCAGTGTGGTGGTGGAACTGTCCAACGCTGAAGCTGATGGGAAAGTTTAA
- the klhl21 gene encoding kelch-like protein 21, producing MEKPVLQTQPSMLPFFDTAHAINLLRGIHELRAERKFFDVTLCAEGKEFHCHRTVLAAASMYFRAMFAGTLRESAMDRVVLHEVSAELLGLLVDFCYTGRVTVTHDNVDLLLKTADLFQFPSVKEACCAFLEQRLDVSNCLEIQDFAEAYDCRELATSARRFVLKNIVELAKSMDFERLSWKRLLEFVSDDGLCVDKEETAYQIAVRWVKSDLQHRLHYWPELLQQVRLPFVRRFYLLAHVESDPLVYLSPACLRLVSEARSFQSYEYDRHDQPGHRMRPRPSTGLAEILVMVGGCDQECDELVTVDCYNPQTGQWRYLAEFPDHLGGGYSIAALGNDIYVTGGSDGSRLYDCVWRYNSSVNEWTEVSPMLKAREYHSSCVLKSQLYVVASDSTERYDHTLDCWEALPAMPHPMDNCSTTACRGRLYAIGSLTGEDTMAIQCYDVESNRWSLVNSGELPPWSFAPKSVTLNGLIYFVRDDSAEVDVYNPQKNEWDKISPMTQVHVGGSVAALGGRLFVSGGYDNTFELSDVVEVYDPATRSWTPAGRLPQPTFWHGSVSIFRQFMPLVPSTFEPIDVPEANAIHLHRHHHNHNNNVNRNRNQDVNQVH from the exons ATGGAGAAACCAGTTTTACAAACGCAGCCCTCAATGCTGCCTTTCTTTGACACGGCCCATGCCATCAACTTGCTCCGAGGCATCCACGAGCTCCGAGCAGAGCGCAAGTTCTTCGACGTCACATTGTGTGCTGAAGGCAAAGAGTTCCACTGCCATCGAACTGTGCTAGCAGCTGCCAGCATGTACTTCCGTGCCATGTTTGCCGGGACTCTTAGAGAGAGCGCCATGGACCGTGTGGTGCTACACGAAGTATCAGCCGAACTGTTGGGCCTTCTAGTGGACTTTTGCTACACGGGTCGCGTGACCGTGACACATGACAACGTGGACCTTCTGCTCAAGACGGCGGACCTCTTTCAGTTCCCTTCCGTTAAAGAAGCGTGCTGCGCGTTCCTGGAGCAGAGACTTGATGTTTCCAACTGCTTGGAGATCCAGGACTTTGCAGAGGCTTATGACTGTCGTGAGCTAGCAACTAGCGCCCGCCGTTTTGTGCTGAAAAACATTGTGGAGCTGGCGAAGAGCATGGACTTTGAGCGATTGTCGTGGAAGCGACTACTGGAGTTTGTGTCTGATGATGGACTGTGTGTGGATAAGGAAGAAACAGCATACCAGATTGCCGTACGCTGGGTCAAATCCGACTTGCAGCACCGGTTGCATTACTGGCCCGAGTTGTTGCAGCAAGTACGTCTGCCGTTTGTTCGCCGTTTCTACCTTCTAGCCCATGTGGAGAGTGATCCACTGGTCTACTTGTCACCGGCCTGTTTAAGGTTAGTCAGTGAGGCACGCAGTTTTCAGTCCTACGAATACGACCGCCATGATCAACCTGGTCATCGGATGCGCCCACGTCCGTCCACCGGCCTGGCAGAAATTCTGGTGATGGTGGGTGGATGTGATCAAGAGTGTGATGAGCTTGTTACTGTGGATTGTTACAACCCACAGACTGGACAGTGGAGATACTTGGCAGAATTCCCAGACCACCTTGGAGGTGGCTACAGCATAGCTGCCCTGGGCAACGACATTTATGTGACAG GTGGCTCGGATGGATCCCGTCTCTATGATTGCGTTTGGCGATACAACTCCAGTGTGAACGAGTGGACTGAGGTCTCCCCCATGTTGAAAGCCAGAGAGTATCACAGCTCCTGCGTCCTGAAGAGTCAACTCTATGTGGTAGCGTCTGACAGCACAGAGCGCTATGACCATACCCTAGACTGCTGGGAGGCTCTTCCAGCCATGCCGCATCCAATGGATAACTGTTCCACTACAGCATGTAGGGGGCGGCTTTATGCCATTGGATCCTTAACTGGAGAggacacaatggcaattcagtGCTACGATGTTGAAAGCAACCGCTGGTCACTAGTCAACAGTGGAGAACTGCCTCCATGGTCCTTTGCCCCTAAATCAGTGACTCTAAATGGCTTGATCTACTTTGTAAG ggatgattcagcagaagtTGATGTCTACAACCCACAGAAAAACGAATGGGACAAGATTAGTCCCATGACACAA GTACATGTTGGAGGCAGTGTAGCAGCTCTGGGTGGTCGACTCTTTGTGTCCGGTGGCTATGACAACACTTTTGAGCTATCTGATGTGGTTGAGGTCTACGACCCCGCTACTCGATCTTGGACCCCAGCTGGCCGGCTCCCCCAGCCCACCTTCTGGCATGGAAGTGTTAGCATATTCCGACAGTTCATGCCCCTTGTTCCAAGCACCTTCGAACCCATCGACGTTCCTGAGGCCAATGCCATCCATCTCCACAGACACCACCACAACCACAACAACAATGTTAATCGGAACCGCAACCAAGATGTCAATCAAGTGCATTGA